In the genome of Populus trichocarpa isolate Nisqually-1 chromosome 6, P.trichocarpa_v4.1, whole genome shotgun sequence, one region contains:
- the LOC7462304 gene encoding probable glycosyltransferase At5g03795: protein MGNEFRYPFTIEIWKLLWFIGLAVAVVLTFQHFELPYGNIISSLSSARKDLGAGNSNLLTHAASSTPEMVSNTTQSNGLNTTAISPDRAQETDNSHGTETPANVNNDVVPERSRGLNESSLIDSRGKESSPEQLVDTNTNSTSYVHNGVVSEGISGLNKSSGIDNHGKESKPEQLVMEPVNSLGNGSAPQETERSLSREDVTSISENIGASDARIAPIAPELLPVDSPPNITLQMNAEPSTIAHIVPIESNTSKVDKDAAPSLENDGKTGDQKKDLTLLHNNPSVTSFPEVKKEPQTPSLEVVSISEMKNLQLQRWSSPNSRRPRWPSVVDQELLNAKSQIQNAPIVENDPVLYAPLYWNISMFKKSYELMEDILKVYIYKEGEMPIFHQPLLNGIYASEGWFMKLLEGNKKFVTKDSKKAHLFYLPFSSRYLEIRLYVPNSHSHKNLIEYLKKYLDMISEKYPFWNRTQGADHFLAACHDWAPSETRQHMANCIRALCNSDAKEDFVYGKDASLPETYVLTQENPLRDLGGNRASKRSILAFFAGSMHGYLRPILLQHWENKDPDMKIFGRLPKVKGRGKMNYARYMKSSKYCICAKGYEVNSPRVVEAIFYECVPVIISDNFVPPFLEVLNWESFAVFVLEKDIPNLKKILLSIPAKKYRRMQMRVKRVQQHFLWHARPVKYDVFHMILHSIWYNRVFQMQPR from the exons ATGGGCAATGAATTTCGATATCCCTTTACAATCGAAATCTGGAAATTGCTATGGTTTATAGGACTGGCAGTAGCTGTGGTTTTAACATTCCAACATTTTGAATTGCCTTACGGCAATATTATATCATCTTTGTCTTCTGCTCGGAAAGATCTAGGAGCAGGAAATAGTAACTTGTTAACTCATGCTGCCTCATCAACACCAGAGATGGTTAGTAACACAACTCAATCAAATGGTTTGAATACCACTGCTATCTCCCCTGACAGAGCTCAAGAGACTGACAATAGTCATGGAACAGAAACCCCTGCAAATGTAAATAATGACGTTGTACCAGAAAGAAGCAGAGGCTTGAATGAGTCTTCTCTAATAGATAGCCGTGGAAAGGAGTCTTCACCAGAGCAGTTGGTAGATACCAATACGAACTCCACCTCATATGTACATAATGGTGTTGTATCAGAAGGAATCAGTGGCTTGAACAAGTCCTCTGGAATAGACAACCATGGAAAGGAGTCTAAACCTGAACAGTTGGTAATGGAACCTGTCAACAGTTTGGGTAATGGATCTGCTCCACAAGAGACTGAAAGAAGCCTTTCTCGAGAAGACGTCACCTCCATATCAGAAAATATAGGAGCCTCGGATGCTAGAATTGCACCCATTGCGCCAGAATTGCTGCCAGTGGATTCGCCACCTAATATAACACTCCAAATGAATGCAGAGCCTAGCACTATAGCTCATATTGTTCCTATTGAGTCTAATACATCTAAGGTGGATAAAGATGCAGCACCCAGTTTAGAGAATGATGGGAAAACAGGGGACCAGAAGAAAGATCTTACTCTATTGCACAATAACCCTTCTGTGACTTCTTTTCCAGAGGTGAAGAAAGAACCTCAGACACCATCCCTGGAAGTGGTTTCAATTTCTGAGATGAAAAATTTGCAGCTTCAAAGATGGTCTTCTCCCAATTCAAGA AGACCACGATGGCCTTCAGTAGTTGACCAAGAACTGCTAAATGCAAAATCACAGATTCAGAATGCACCTATTGTAGAGAATGATCCGGTGCTCTATGCTCCTCTATATTGGAATATCTCCATGTTCAAAAA GAGCTATGAATTAATGGAGGACATCCTGAAAGTGTATATTTACAAGGAAGGAGAAATGCCTATATTCCATCAGCCCCTGCTCAATGGGATATATGCTTCTGAGGGATGGTTCATGAAATTGCTAGAGGGTAACAAAAAATTTGTTACAAAAGACTCCAAAAAAGCCCACCTGTTTTACTTACCTTTCAGTTCTCGATACTTGGAGATAAGATTGTACGTTCCTAATTCACACAGTCATAAGAACCTCATAGAATATCTGAAGAAATACTTGGATATGATCTCGGAAAAATATCCTTTTTGGAACAGAACTCAAGGTGCAGATCATTTTCTTGCTGCTTGCCATGACTGG GCACCGTCTGAAACAAGACAACATATGGCCAATTGCATCAGGGCCCTTTGCAATTCTGATGCTAAAGAAGATTTCGTTTATGGAAAAGATGCTTCTCTTCCTGAGACATACGTGCTCACCCAAGAGAATCCTCTAAGAGATCTTGGAGGCAACCGTGCTTCCAAGAGATCAATCTTGGCTTTCTTTGCAGGTAGCATGCATGGCTATCTACGGCCAATTCTGTTACAGCACTGGGAAAATAAAGATCCTGACATGAAAATATTTGGTAGATTGCCTAAGGTAAAGGGCAGAGGCAAAATGAACTACGCTCGGTACATGAAGAGCAGCAAGTACTGTATCTGTGCAAAAGGTTACGAAGTCAATAGTCCGCGAGTTGTAGAGGCTATTTTCTATGAGTGTGTTCCAGTGATTATATCTGACAATTTTGTGCCTCCATTTTTGGAGGTTTTGAACTGGGAATCCTTTGCTGTTTTTGTCTTGGAGAAGGACATTCCGAACTTGAAGAAAATACTCCTTTCAATCCCGGCGAAGAAGTATCGAAGAATGCAGATGAGGGTCAAAAGGGTACAACAGCATTTTCTTTGGCATGCTAGACCTGTGAAGTATGATGTGTTTCATATGATACTCCACTCAATCTGGTACAACAGAGTTTTCCAGATGCAGCCAAGAtaa
- the LOC7496231 gene encoding LOW QUALITY PROTEIN: exosome complex exonuclease RRP46 homolog (The sequence of the model RefSeq protein was modified relative to this genomic sequence to represent the inferred CDS: inserted 2 bases in 2 codons): MEIDRDDGRSPSQLRPLSCSHNVLHRAHGSASWSQGDTKVLAAXYGPKAGXKKNENPEKACVEVIWKPKTGQIGKLEREYEMILKRTLQSICILTLNPNTTTSIIVQFVNDDGALLVCAINAACAALVDARIPMKHLAVAICCCLADVGYVILDPTKLEEQKMKGFAYLVFPNSVLSVILEGSSLVEGESTEHGIITSVTHGVMPVEEYLKYVERGRAASAKLSDFLRKSLQSQLSSDSSKAA; the protein is encoded by the exons ATGGAGATTGACAGAGATGATGGTCGTTCACCAAGCCAGTTAAGACCTCTCTCTTGCTCTCACAATGTACTTCACCGTGCCCATGGCTCTGCTAGTTGGTCTCAAG GAGATACAAAGGTTTTAGCTG GTTATGGACCTAAAGctg aaaagaagaatgagaacCCTGAGAAGGCTTGTGTTGAAGTTATTTGGAAGCCTAAAACAGGACAAATTG GAAAACTGGAAAGGGAATATGAGATGATATTGAAGAGGACTTTGCAAAGTATCTGCATTTTGACTCTCAACCCAAACACCACAACATCAATTATAGTTCAG TTTGTGAATGATGATGGCGCT CTTCTAGTCTGTGCCATAAATGCAGCATGTGCTGCCCTTGTAGATGCTAGAATTCCTATGAAGCATCTTGCGG TTGCAATATGTTGTTGTTTGGCTGATGTTGGATATGTTATATTGGATCCTACCAAGTTGGAAGAGCAG AAAATGAAGGGATTTGCATATTTAGTCTTCCCAAACTCTGTTCTCTCAGTTATACTAGAAGGATCATCACTTGTGGAAGGTGAATCCACGGAACATGGAATCATCACCTCTGTCACCCATGGTGTAATGCCAG TGGAAGAATATCTCAAATATGTAGAACGAGGGCGTGCAGCCAGTGCAAAATTGTCTGATTTTCTTAGAAAGAGCTTGCAATCACAACTCTCAAGCGACTCATCTAAAGCTGCATGA
- the LOC7470745 gene encoding LOW QUALITY PROTEIN: carotenoid 9,10(9',10')-cleavage dioxygenase 1 (The sequence of the model RefSeq protein was modified relative to this genomic sequence to represent the inferred CDS: deleted 1 base in 1 codon), protein MTNTSTMAFHVNCSVQRRRPSLFQNIDRFKTSLSSSYKPLLKELKQLSLQLEVSQIMKNASVKLLDAFVDSMFQFADQPILPSQSNFAPVDELNEPFVITSIEGKIPDDFPEGVYIRNGANPLFGGLKSTTSMFGKTGHIWIEGEGMLHALYFDKDSGIGSWTVLYNSRHVETETFKVEKKRNKPSFLPAIEGSSPAILIACLLNMLRFGKVNKDLSNTNVFEHSGKFYSIAENHLPQEIDIFSLQTLGDWDINGAWHRPFNSHPKTAPGTGELVVFGVDAIKPYMEVGVVSADGKRLVHKVDLKLNRCPLSHDMGVTERYNVIMDFPLTIDLHRLIKGGPLIKFDNEDYARIGIMPRYGDVDSVRWFEVEPNCTFHILNCFEEGVEVVVRGCRSLESIISKSYGMDLEESEWVSGRLRSKEHVEQNTTPSSNDELLFSRSYEWRLNMETGEVKERNLTGTELCMEFPMINPSLNDLKNKFGYTQIVHEPASSSSGMPKFGGLAKLYFDETSSKQSEGHIKVEYHEFEGNTFCTGSAFVPKEGGLEEDDHGWIITFVHDEDTNTSKVYIIDTKNFTSEPVAKITLPYRVPYGFHGAFMPIPSRNELYNTSHINFVEKLTDLTRTLDAIKFKGF, encoded by the exons ATGACGAATACATCAACAATGGCTTTTCATGTGAATTGCTCTGTACAGAGGAGGCGCCCTTCTCTCTTCCAAAACATTGATCGTTTTAAGACTAGTTTGTCTTCATCTTACAAG CCATTATTGAAAGAGTTGAAGCAACTTTCCTTGCAACTTGAAGTTTCCCAAATTATGAAAAATGCTTCAGTCAAACTTTTGGATGCCTTCGTCGATTCGATGTTCCAGTTTGCTGACCAGCCCATTCTTCCTTCTCAG AGTAACTTTGCACCAGTTGATGAATTGAATGAACCTTTTGTTATAACCAGCATCGAAGGCAAAATCCCAGATGATTTTCCAGAAGGTGTCTACATAAGAAATG gAGCAAATCCACTATTTGGTGGTCTAAAATCTACGACCTCCATGTTTGGGAAGACAGGTCACATATGGATAGAAGGAGAAGGAATGCTTCATGCTTTATACTTTGATAAAGATAGTGGCATTGGAAGCTGGACGGTCCTTTATAACAGTAGACATGTTGAAACCGAAACCTTCAAagtggagaaaaaaagaaacaagccaTCTTTTCTTCCAGCCATAGAAGGCAGTTCTCCAGCCATTTTGATAGCTTGCTTGTTAAATATG ctGCGATTTGGAAAGGTCAACAAAGACCTTAGCAACACCAATGTTTTTGAGCATTCGGGGAAGTTCTACTCAATTGCTGAAAATCACCTTCCCCAAGAGATTGACATCTTTTCCCTTCAGACTCTAGGCGATTGGGATATCAATGGAGCCTGGCATCGACCTTTCAACTCCCAcccaaag ACAGCACCAGGTACTGGAGAGTTGGTTGTATTTGGGGTGGATGCAATAAAACCTTACATGGAAGTGGGAGTCGTTTCTG CTGATGGAAAGAGACTAGTTCACAAGGTTGATCTCAAGTTGAACAGGTGCCCCCTTAGTCATGACATGGGGGTTACGGAGAG gtATAATGTAATCATGGATTTTCCACTAACAATAGACTTACACAGACTCATCAAAGGCGGCCc ATTAATAAAGTTTGATAACGAAGATTATGCAAGAATTGGGATTATGCCCCGGTATGGTGATGTGGACTCGGTTCGTTGGTTTGAGGTGGAACCAAATTGCACATTTCACATTCTTAATTGTTTTGAGGAAGGAGTTGAG GTTGTAGTGAGGGGATGCAGGTCCCTTGAATCaattatatcaaaatcttaCGGTATGGATTTGGAAGAATCTGAGTGGGTTTCAGGAAGACTAAGGAGTAAAGAACATGTTGAGCAGAATACTACACCTTCGTCGAACGATGAATTATTGTTCAGTCGATCTTATGAATGGAGATTAAACATGGAAACCGGAGAGGTTAAGGAGAGAAACCTCACTGGAACTGAACTTTGTATGGAGTTTCCTATGATCAATCCAAGTCTCaatgacttaaaaaataaatttggctACACCCAGATAGTCCATGAACCGGCAAGTAGTTCATCAG GCATGCCAAAATTTGGAGGTCTAGCCAAGTTGTACTTTGATGAAACTTCGAGTAAG CAATCGGAAGGGCATATAAAGGTGGAATACCATGAATTCGAGGGAAACACCTTCTGCACTGGATCTGCCTTTGTCCCTAAAGAAGGTGGTCTAGAAGAAGATGAT CATGGCTGGATCATCACTTTTGTTCATGATGAAGACACTAATACATCCAAA GTTTACATAATTGACACAAAGAACTTCACAAGTGAGCCTGTTGCCAAAATTACATTGCCATACAGAGTCCCATATGGATTTCATGGAGCATTTATGCCAATTCCATCGCGCAATGAACTGTACAACACAAGCCACATTAACTTTGTGGAGAAATTAACCGACTTGACCAGAACCTTGGATGCAATTAAGTTTAAAGGATTTTAG